Proteins encoded by one window of Paenibacillus sp. DCT19:
- a CDS encoding RtcB family protein — protein MRVIDNIKVWGEPLENAVSQAVTCWQYGDVLGVALMADHHKGYSQPIGGVVAYRNMISPSGVGYDIACGNKAVRTNLMWDDIAHGIAKIMDEINQVVSFGVGRNNPTPIDHELFDDTSWKLFDTIEPKLEQKLKTLARNQLGTVGSGNHFVDIFVEEATGKVWIANHFGSRGFGHKVASGFLNLAAGREFSGKAPGESMDQPPTLFDLGSEMGDMYWKAMTLAGRYAYAGRDYVIEQVLDILGARSEYAVHNHHNFAWKEDHFGEETVVVRKGATPLSPGQLGFVGGSMGDISVIVEGIHSDENTESFRSTVHGAGRIMSRTQAAGKMNYKLRTRMGGEISEEQMYQAIRAYGVELRGAGTDESPFVYKKLQDVLHAHASTLKVNHILRPVGVAMAGGNEFDPYKD, from the coding sequence ATGCGTGTGATTGATAACATTAAAGTTTGGGGGGAACCGCTGGAGAATGCAGTGAGTCAGGCTGTTACTTGCTGGCAGTATGGAGATGTGCTTGGTGTGGCATTAATGGCGGATCATCATAAAGGATATTCTCAACCCATTGGTGGTGTAGTCGCCTACCGTAATATGATTAGTCCTTCAGGTGTGGGATACGATATTGCCTGTGGTAACAAGGCGGTACGTACGAATCTAATGTGGGACGATATTGCTCACGGGATTGCGAAGATAATGGATGAGATTAACCAGGTCGTGTCATTTGGGGTGGGACGGAACAATCCTACACCGATTGACCACGAATTGTTTGATGATACGAGCTGGAAGCTATTTGACACCATCGAGCCTAAGCTAGAGCAGAAGTTAAAGACGCTGGCACGCAACCAACTCGGAACCGTGGGCAGTGGTAATCATTTTGTGGATATTTTCGTGGAAGAAGCTACGGGCAAGGTGTGGATTGCCAATCACTTCGGAAGTCGTGGATTCGGTCATAAAGTGGCGAGTGGTTTCCTTAACTTGGCAGCAGGGCGTGAATTCAGCGGGAAAGCGCCTGGTGAGTCGATGGATCAGCCTCCTACACTGTTTGATCTAGGTAGCGAGATGGGTGATATGTACTGGAAGGCGATGACACTTGCGGGTAGATATGCATATGCAGGACGTGACTACGTCATCGAACAGGTACTGGATATCCTCGGAGCTCGCAGCGAATACGCTGTCCATAACCACCATAACTTTGCTTGGAAAGAAGATCATTTTGGCGAAGAAACTGTCGTGGTAAGGAAAGGTGCAACACCGTTATCCCCAGGACAGCTTGGTTTTGTTGGAGGTAGCATGGGAGATATTTCAGTCATTGTCGAAGGAATTCACAGCGATGAGAATACGGAGTCTTTCCGTAGCACTGTCCATGGAGCAGGACGGATTATGAGTCGTACACAGGCTGCAGGCAAAATGAATTATAAGCTCCGCACACGTATGGGCGGAGAGATTAGTGAAGAACAGATGTATCAAGCCATCCGCGCGTATGGCGTAGAACTGCGTGGTGCAGGAACGGATGAAAGTCCGTTCGTGTATAAGAAGCTGCAGGATGTGCTCCATGCCCATGCAAGTACCTTGAAAGTGAATCATATTCTGCGTCCGGTTGGCGTGGCAATGGCCGGGGGCAATGAGTTTGATCCGTACAAGGATTAA
- a CDS encoding DUF4272 domain-containing protein encodes MTSRTHPEQFTTMMQGMMNFLGQIDANRPLLQEKVLIKCSTLNMVIGIETDEDISEDFFNELLQLADQLDALIFWGGGSLLNAQGQLLLDTNGDSEVEDYAVTAHPSLLDEARPQSPSGIQRKERSERILTEQGIPFNSHLPARAGEEHTRIRSLDEVARRAVALCLAALKGECLGAGESAEDTAALVQEVIDKYDAGSFFSPTERSFIQQHGAEQQEVISFSWGYEAYHVMLWALGYVQELGAPTQLCNVGQAVGYLQQCDTFEDFISQASFRDASEILDAADLIYRYNWVCVDSRVKGTTPPAGLNGGVAYERHRALNWLICYLDQEWDDVRTDT; translated from the coding sequence ATGACGAGTCGAACGCATCCGGAGCAATTTACAACCATGATGCAAGGCATGATGAATTTTCTTGGTCAGATTGATGCAAACCGCCCTCTTCTCCAGGAAAAAGTATTGATCAAATGCTCAACCTTGAATATGGTGATTGGCATTGAGACAGATGAGGACATATCCGAGGATTTCTTCAATGAGCTGTTGCAACTCGCGGATCAACTCGATGCGCTCATCTTCTGGGGCGGTGGCTCTCTGTTGAACGCTCAAGGACAACTGTTACTTGATACGAACGGTGATTCAGAAGTTGAGGATTACGCAGTAACCGCGCATCCAAGCCTGTTGGATGAAGCGCGGCCACAGTCGCCATCTGGCATTCAGCGTAAGGAGCGATCTGAACGAATTTTGACAGAACAGGGCATTCCATTTAATTCACATTTGCCTGCTAGAGCTGGAGAGGAACATACGAGAATTCGATCTCTTGATGAAGTGGCAAGACGTGCAGTGGCTCTATGTCTTGCGGCTCTCAAGGGAGAATGTTTGGGTGCTGGTGAAAGTGCAGAAGATACCGCCGCGCTTGTCCAAGAGGTTATCGATAAATATGATGCAGGTTCATTCTTCTCGCCAACCGAGCGAAGCTTTATTCAACAACATGGGGCGGAGCAGCAGGAGGTGATCTCCTTCTCGTGGGGATATGAAGCTTATCATGTTATGCTGTGGGCACTTGGTTATGTTCAAGAGTTAGGTGCTCCAACACAGCTATGTAACGTGGGACAAGCGGTAGGATATTTGCAGCAATGTGACACATTTGAAGACTTTATATCTCAAGCTTCATTCCGTGATGCAAGTGAAATCCTAGACGCAGCAGATTTAATCTATCGGTATAACTGGGTCTGTGTAGACAGTCGCGTGAAAGGGACTACACCACCTGCGGGTCTGAATGGAGGGGTAGCCTACGAACGACACCGGGCGTTGAATTGGTTAATCTGTTATCTAGATCAAGAGTGGGATGATGTTAGAACGGATACCTAA
- a CDS encoding LacI family DNA-binding transcriptional regulator, giving the protein MMKTKVTIQEIAHFTGLSKFAVSRALSGKSGVSDQTRDVILKAAGKLGYFKDNAALSGDVHNSNDLNDPQNIRWSGTILILFPNVRYQNQESVYWGPVFNGISSRLNQKSINILTLTEPSADQLFTLLNPDAIRGIITVGSISTPILLEIKRLGIPVVMVDHLDPVFHSDSIFTDNFASMRDIMLYLLRKGFKRFQFVGNIHDAHSFYERWLAYSSVLVGHGIELNQIPELSSPDLEDFRKTFSSQFNETNLPEVFVCANDFYALSTIQTLESMGIRVPDQCVVTGFDNVYNDIPMLASVNVNKELLGARAVDQMLWRIVNPESNVEKKLILADVIIREQFGRHSG; this is encoded by the coding sequence ATGATGAAGACGAAGGTAACAATTCAGGAAATTGCACACTTTACGGGCTTGTCGAAATTTGCGGTTTCACGCGCGTTATCTGGAAAATCAGGAGTAAGCGACCAGACACGGGATGTTATCCTTAAAGCCGCAGGCAAGCTTGGATATTTCAAAGATAACGCTGCGTTATCTGGGGATGTACACAATAGTAATGATCTTAATGATCCACAAAACATACGTTGGAGCGGAACGATTTTAATTTTGTTTCCTAACGTCCGTTATCAGAATCAGGAATCCGTATACTGGGGCCCCGTCTTTAATGGGATATCCTCCAGGCTTAATCAGAAGAGTATTAATATACTGACACTGACAGAGCCTTCTGCTGACCAATTATTTACGTTATTAAATCCGGATGCCATTCGAGGCATCATTACGGTAGGCTCCATCTCCACACCGATCCTGCTCGAGATTAAACGTCTGGGTATACCTGTCGTGATGGTCGATCATCTAGATCCCGTCTTCCATAGTGACAGTATTTTCACGGACAATTTTGCGTCCATGCGTGACATTATGCTCTATCTGCTTCGAAAGGGATTCAAACGTTTCCAGTTTGTAGGCAACATCCATGATGCACACAGTTTCTATGAACGTTGGCTGGCTTACAGCTCAGTTCTTGTGGGACACGGGATTGAACTCAACCAGATTCCCGAGCTTAGCAGCCCGGATCTTGAGGACTTTCGCAAGACCTTCAGTTCGCAGTTTAACGAAACCAACTTACCTGAAGTATTTGTGTGCGCCAATGACTTTTATGCCCTCTCTACCATTCAGACGCTAGAAAGTATGGGCATTCGCGTACCTGATCAGTGTGTCGTCACAGGCTTTGATAATGTATATAACGACATTCCTATGCTCGCTAGTGTCAACGTCAACAAGGAGTTACTTGGTGCACGCGCAGTGGATCAGATGTTATGGCGTATTGTGAATCCTGAAAGTAATGTGGAAAAAAAGCTCATTCTCGCAGATGTTATTATTCGAGAACAGTTCGGCCGGCATAGCGGTTGA
- a CDS encoding ABC transporter substrate-binding protein, translated as MIRKRSFFPILLLVFMLLVSACSGGGTAQTASEQEGTTNSGNTTETVEASTEAEEPAADVPNLNGRVIKVAAWWDLKPAGETASDKARLDKIAEVEKKYNVTIEFVNVPFEEYMNKFTTTALAGEPFADIVQMEYKSALPAVLKGQLLPISEFTTSENNINQEANLMTRFPSIAGNDYAFDSPTSIGLGLHYNRDLFKKLSLPDPQELYNNGEWTWDKFMELAKQATKDTDNDGKIDVYGYSGWVIDALRHFTAANGGTIVDDGNSKEGLSDPKTIEAAEFIKRLYNVENVVKVKTGDKTNWEESNTFKDGDVALFTAAEWQLGDLTFAAGVVPIPNGPQGDKSVTYANNAAAAKFIPKGVEDPKIVYQIYEETFDIPQIEEYPGQDYLESLYSDEKDIAMIREHIAGTGRILLDDAYAGYPIGDYVNDIIKNNASVTATAEKYKAQAQAAVDKLSKQ; from the coding sequence ATGATTAGAAAACGGAGCTTTTTTCCTATTCTTTTATTGGTGTTCATGCTTCTTGTATCCGCTTGCAGTGGAGGGGGAACAGCACAGACAGCCAGTGAACAAGAAGGTACGACGAATTCTGGCAATACGACAGAAACGGTAGAAGCAAGCACGGAAGCTGAAGAACCTGCAGCGGATGTTCCGAATCTGAATGGCCGTGTCATTAAGGTTGCAGCATGGTGGGATCTGAAACCAGCTGGAGAGACTGCGTCCGACAAAGCACGTTTGGATAAAATTGCTGAGGTTGAGAAGAAATACAACGTGACCATCGAATTCGTGAATGTACCGTTTGAAGAGTACATGAACAAATTCACAACGACTGCCCTTGCTGGCGAGCCGTTCGCAGATATTGTACAGATGGAATATAAATCTGCACTCCCGGCTGTTCTCAAAGGGCAGTTATTGCCGATCTCTGAATTCACCACGAGTGAGAACAATATCAATCAGGAAGCTAACTTGATGACGAGATTCCCGTCTATTGCAGGTAATGATTACGCATTTGACTCACCGACAAGTATTGGCCTGGGTCTTCACTATAACCGCGATTTATTCAAGAAGCTGTCGCTGCCTGATCCACAGGAACTGTATAACAACGGCGAGTGGACTTGGGATAAGTTCATGGAACTTGCTAAACAGGCAACCAAAGATACAGATAACGATGGCAAAATTGATGTCTATGGATATTCTGGCTGGGTAATCGATGCACTGCGTCACTTTACGGCAGCCAATGGCGGTACGATCGTAGATGACGGGAATTCCAAAGAAGGCTTGTCTGATCCGAAAACGATTGAAGCAGCTGAATTTATCAAGCGCCTGTATAACGTCGAGAATGTGGTGAAAGTGAAAACGGGCGACAAAACGAATTGGGAAGAGAGTAACACATTCAAGGATGGAGACGTTGCTCTGTTCACTGCTGCCGAATGGCAATTAGGAGATCTGACCTTTGCAGCTGGAGTCGTACCTATTCCGAACGGCCCTCAGGGCGATAAGTCTGTAACGTATGCAAACAATGCGGCAGCAGCGAAGTTCATTCCTAAAGGGGTAGAGGATCCGAAGATTGTCTACCAAATCTATGAAGAGACCTTCGACATTCCACAGATTGAAGAGTACCCAGGTCAAGATTACCTGGAAAGCCTCTACTCAGATGAGAAGGACATCGCAATGATTCGTGAGCATATTGCTGGCACAGGTCGCATCCTGCTGGATGATGCTTATGCAGGTTATCCAATCGGTGATTATGTAAACGATATCATCAAAAACAATGCTTCCGTCACGGCAACAGCAGAGAAGTATAAAGCACAGGCTCAAGCTGCTGTAGATAAGCTCAGTAAACAATAA
- a CDS encoding extracellular solute-binding protein produces the protein MAGILQRKKWILPAVMVIAAAGVIFYFTSGTDAESADVPPGGLPAIEVDAILQQTRQKKGYEQYLSNVGEAARPNVDITIEAGDYTRASGGEVQTLAHYEGMEGTSLHTGETGEVDWMISVPESGWYNLSATYFPIEGKSSAIERALYIDGELPFAEAAYLQFDRVWSNEKDEVQQDNQGNDLRPKQVDKPRWVEEIFQDSDGYEQAPFKFYLEKGEHTLTLKSSREPMVLRSLRLFNDKPVAPYSEMAQAQNSDSFPQPKDVLIRIEGEAAVAKSSPTLYPTSERSSSAVSPYSASQVRINTIGGYNWRLPGQWIEWEVEVPEDGLYHIGFTAQQNFVKGIYSTRKLTIDGEVPFAEMMKAPFRYQSDYRVDVMGGDEPYKFSLDKGKHVIRLENSLGDFAPLIRNVEDSLYNLNSMYRRILMITGTKPDEFRDYRVEKQIPNLLEVFSGESERLKEVAAQLRILSGQSSDQEALIKTMAQQLDEMIEKPDTIPRRLAAYKTNTGGLGTWVQQAREQPLEIDALYVTSLDLNIPETGMGPMAKIGHEAKTFYNSFFIDYNQIGNVATSEDQRTVTVWIGSGRDQANTMKAMIDETFTPESGINVNLKLVNMGTLLPATLSGEGPDIAMQIGNDLPVNFAMRNSAMDLTQFSDYDAVEQEFRESAIVPYAYDSGVYALPETQTFNMLFYRKDVLAELGLEVPQTWDDVESLLAILSKNHMEFGMPIVTQANMQGVNIPPNSQYATMLLQNGGAFYRNNDKESDLDSRIGIETFKKWTEFYTDYKLEREYDFANRFRTGQMPIGLTDYTMYNQLSVFAPEIRGLWGFVPVPGTVQEDGTLNRDTPGGGTAVMMLQSAKDQEAAWEFMKWWTSTPIQAEFGREMEGLMGAAARYPTANIKALDSLPWPAEDYANLKAQFETVKGIPEVPGGYFTGRHLFNAFYKTVVGQVEARESIMDYTQYIQDEIRIKRNEFGLP, from the coding sequence ATGGCTGGAATTCTACAACGAAAGAAATGGATCCTGCCTGCCGTAATGGTCATCGCAGCAGCCGGGGTGATTTTTTATTTCACATCGGGGACAGATGCGGAGAGTGCGGATGTTCCACCCGGCGGTTTGCCGGCCATTGAAGTGGATGCGATCTTGCAGCAGACAAGGCAGAAGAAGGGGTATGAGCAATATTTGTCTAACGTAGGCGAAGCTGCTCGGCCGAATGTGGATATTACGATTGAAGCTGGGGATTATACACGGGCTAGTGGCGGTGAGGTGCAGACGCTCGCTCATTACGAGGGCATGGAAGGAACATCGCTACATACCGGTGAGACCGGAGAGGTCGACTGGATGATCAGCGTACCAGAATCGGGATGGTACAACCTTTCTGCAACGTATTTCCCTATAGAGGGCAAGAGTTCCGCGATTGAGCGTGCACTGTACATTGATGGTGAACTTCCGTTTGCGGAAGCCGCCTATTTGCAGTTTGATCGGGTGTGGAGCAATGAGAAGGATGAGGTTCAGCAGGATAATCAAGGGAATGATCTTCGTCCCAAGCAGGTGGATAAACCGCGCTGGGTAGAGGAAATTTTTCAGGATTCGGACGGCTACGAACAAGCACCATTCAAGTTTTATTTGGAAAAAGGGGAACACACACTAACGCTGAAATCCTCTCGGGAACCGATGGTTTTACGTTCTTTACGATTGTTCAATGACAAACCGGTAGCTCCGTATTCGGAGATGGCACAAGCGCAGAATAGCGATTCATTCCCGCAACCGAAGGATGTGCTCATTCGCATAGAAGGGGAGGCTGCCGTTGCCAAGTCTTCTCCAACGTTATATCCAACTAGCGAAAGATCGAGTTCAGCAGTGTCTCCTTACAGCGCTTCCCAGGTACGAATCAATACGATTGGCGGCTATAACTGGCGTTTGCCGGGACAATGGATTGAATGGGAAGTGGAGGTGCCGGAGGATGGACTTTATCATATCGGATTTACGGCGCAGCAAAATTTTGTGAAAGGGATCTATTCCACCCGCAAGTTAACCATTGATGGCGAGGTTCCATTTGCTGAGATGATGAAAGCTCCTTTTCGGTATCAGAGCGATTATCGTGTAGATGTGATGGGCGGGGATGAGCCTTATAAGTTCTCGCTGGACAAGGGCAAACATGTCATTCGGCTGGAAAATAGCCTAGGCGATTTCGCACCACTGATCCGCAATGTAGAGGATAGCTTGTACAATCTGAACTCCATGTATCGGCGAATTCTGATGATCACAGGTACTAAGCCTGATGAGTTCAGGGATTACCGGGTGGAGAAGCAGATTCCGAATCTGCTGGAAGTGTTCAGTGGTGAGAGTGAGCGTTTGAAGGAAGTTGCCGCTCAGCTTCGCATCTTATCCGGTCAATCGAGTGATCAGGAGGCGCTGATCAAAACGATGGCGCAACAGCTCGATGAGATGATTGAGAAGCCGGATACCATTCCGAGAAGACTCGCTGCTTACAAAACAAATACAGGTGGACTCGGTACATGGGTGCAGCAAGCGAGAGAGCAACCACTGGAGATTGATGCACTCTACGTTACCTCGCTAGATCTTAACATTCCTGAAACGGGCATGGGGCCAATGGCCAAAATCGGGCATGAAGCGAAAACGTTCTACAACTCATTTTTCATCGATTATAACCAGATCGGAAACGTTGCTACATCCGAGGATCAGCGGACAGTGACTGTCTGGATCGGTAGCGGACGAGATCAAGCGAACACAATGAAAGCGATGATTGATGAGACGTTCACCCCTGAGAGCGGCATTAATGTCAATCTGAAGCTGGTGAATATGGGTACGTTGTTGCCAGCTACGTTATCAGGCGAAGGGCCAGACATTGCGATGCAGATTGGCAATGACCTGCCTGTGAACTTTGCGATGCGGAATTCAGCCATGGATCTGACGCAGTTTAGTGATTATGACGCAGTGGAACAGGAGTTTAGGGAAAGTGCGATTGTCCCATATGCCTATGATTCTGGTGTATATGCACTCCCCGAAACGCAGACGTTCAACATGTTATTTTATCGTAAAGATGTGCTTGCTGAGCTCGGTCTTGAGGTGCCTCAGACGTGGGATGATGTCGAGAGCTTACTTGCGATCCTGAGCAAAAATCATATGGAATTTGGCATGCCGATTGTAACGCAGGCGAACATGCAAGGTGTCAATATTCCGCCGAACTCACAGTATGCAACGATGCTGCTGCAAAATGGCGGTGCGTTCTATCGAAATAATGATAAGGAATCGGATCTGGATTCTCGTATCGGGATTGAGACGTTCAAAAAATGGACGGAGTTCTACACCGACTACAAGCTGGAACGAGAATATGATTTTGCCAATCGTTTCCGTACCGGGCAGATGCCTATTGGCTTGACGGATTACACGATGTATAACCAGCTATCTGTCTTTGCACCTGAGATTCGTGGCCTGTGGGGATTCGTGCCCGTGCCGGGAACCGTACAGGAAGATGGAACACTGAACCGCGATACGCCGGGTGGTGGTACTGCGGTCATGATGTTACAGAGTGCGAAGGATCAAGAGGCTGCATGGGAATTTATGAAATGGTGGACCAGTACACCGATTCAAGCGGAATTCGGACGTGAGATGGAAGGTTTGATGGGAGCCGCTGCACGTTATCCGACTGCGAATATAAAAGCTTTGGATTCACTTCCATGGCCTGCTGAGGATTACGCTAATTTGAAGGCGCAATTCGAAACGGTGAAGGGTATTCCTGAAGTGCCAGGCGGTTACTTTACAGGACGCCATCTGTTTAATGCGTTTTACAAAACCGTCGTAGGTCAGGTGGAAGCAAGAGAATCCATCATGGACTATACCCAGTATATTCAGGACGAGATTCGGATCAAGCGTAATGAATTTGGTCTTCCGTAA
- a CDS encoding carbohydrate ABC transporter permease, with protein MGMKSWWSWKLQEMKASKHSYVLLAPYMILFTMFTVIPVVISIILSFTYFNMLEFPKFIGWQNYTRLFLEDDVFLIAIKNTLLFAIITGPISYIACFVFAWIINELTPKWRAFMTLIFYAPSISGNVYFIWLMIFSGDRYGIANGLLIKWGFLLEPIQWLKTEAYIMPILILVQLWLSLGTGFLAFIAGLQTVDRTLYEAGAVDGIKNRWQELWYITLPSMRPQLMFGAVIQLTTSFAVADVSIALAGFPSVNYAAETVVTHLIDFGTTRFEMGYASAIATVLFMIMVGTNLLVQKLLRRVGE; from the coding sequence ATGGGCATGAAATCATGGTGGAGCTGGAAGCTCCAGGAAATGAAGGCCAGCAAACATTCCTATGTACTGCTCGCTCCTTATATGATCCTGTTTACCATGTTCACCGTGATTCCCGTTGTCATCTCAATCATATTGAGCTTCACCTACTTTAACATGCTGGAATTTCCGAAATTTATTGGTTGGCAGAACTACACCCGATTATTTCTGGAGGATGACGTATTTCTGATTGCGATCAAAAATACGTTGCTGTTTGCCATCATTACAGGACCGATCAGTTATATTGCTTGTTTCGTTTTTGCCTGGATTATCAATGAGTTGACTCCGAAATGGAGAGCGTTTATGACGTTGATTTTCTACGCGCCTTCCATTTCGGGTAATGTCTATTTTATCTGGCTGATGATTTTCTCGGGCGATCGGTACGGGATTGCGAACGGTCTGTTAATTAAATGGGGATTTCTGCTTGAGCCAATCCAATGGCTGAAGACTGAAGCCTACATTATGCCGATCCTCATCCTGGTGCAATTGTGGCTCAGTCTTGGAACAGGCTTCCTCGCGTTTATCGCAGGTCTGCAGACGGTAGATCGGACGTTGTATGAAGCAGGGGCTGTAGATGGAATCAAGAACCGTTGGCAGGAGCTATGGTACATTACGCTGCCTTCGATGCGTCCACAGCTGATGTTTGGTGCGGTTATTCAATTAACGACCTCCTTCGCTGTAGCGGATGTATCCATTGCACTTGCAGGTTTCCCAAGTGTCAACTATGCCGCTGAGACGGTGGTTACGCATTTGATTGATTTTGGTACCACGCGGTTCGAGATGGGGTATGCCTCAGCCATTGCGACAGTGCTCTTTATGATTATGGTGGGCACGAACTTGTTGGTACAGAAACTGCTGAGAAGGGTGGGAGAGTAA
- a CDS encoding carbohydrate ABC transporter permease: MAAITTAKKRVNRSLSGSISLFALLLVFGAFMVLPLIYAINNAFKPLDEIFTFPPTLFVKNPTLSNFTDLLNLLSDSWVPFSRYIFNTVFITGIGIVGHVLLASAAAYPLAKHKFPGKVFMFQVVVLSLMFTPAVTAIPNYMIMSWLGWIDTYWAVIIPAFAYSLGLYLMKQFMEQIPDALLEAAKIDGASEYRIFWSIVMPNVKPAWLTLIILLFQMLWGSDGNGYIYSEQLKTLHYAAGQIIQGGISRAGAGAAVALILMSVPITLFIFSQSRIIETMASSGMKD, encoded by the coding sequence ATGGCCGCCATTACAACAGCCAAAAAGCGGGTGAACCGCTCATTATCCGGAAGCATCTCCCTGTTTGCCCTTCTACTGGTGTTCGGTGCGTTTATGGTACTGCCTCTCATCTATGCGATCAACAATGCGTTCAAGCCACTGGATGAGATCTTTACTTTTCCACCGACCCTATTTGTTAAAAACCCAACGTTAAGCAACTTCACCGATTTGCTGAACCTGCTTAGCGATTCATGGGTTCCATTCTCACGTTATATTTTCAACACGGTATTTATTACAGGAATCGGCATCGTGGGTCACGTGCTACTGGCTTCTGCGGCAGCATACCCACTTGCCAAACACAAGTTCCCGGGCAAAGTATTCATGTTTCAGGTGGTTGTACTTTCCCTGATGTTCACACCTGCCGTGACGGCAATCCCGAACTATATGATCATGTCATGGTTAGGATGGATCGATACGTATTGGGCTGTTATCATTCCGGCATTTGCCTATTCGCTAGGTCTGTATCTCATGAAGCAATTCATGGAACAGATTCCGGATGCATTGCTGGAAGCAGCAAAGATTGATGGCGCAAGTGAGTATCGCATTTTCTGGTCGATCGTCATGCCGAATGTGAAGCCAGCGTGGCTTACTTTGATTATTCTGTTATTCCAGATGCTGTGGGGAAGCGATGGCAATGGATATATCTATAGTGAGCAGTTGAAGACCTTGCATTATGCTGCAGGGCAGATCATTCAGGGCGGAATTTCCCGTGCCGGAGCAGGTGCAGCGGTTGCATTGATCTTGATGAGTGTGCCAATTACGCTGTTTATTTTCTCGCAGAGCCGCATCATTGAGACGATGGCAAGCTCAGGCATGAAGGATTAA
- a CDS encoding NHL repeat-containing protein: MARTVKRWLSLLAAVSLLLVNAMPAAASPAPYDSYNYNYWKEAVPSPDAYLPQRTISGSDLGIGEFKDPGDMNVSSSGQIYILDSGNSRIVVLDAKYKLLRVIDGFMLDGSKEAFSVPSGLFVDENEQIYIADTGNSRVVVLDAEGNLVHTITKPESDILATDFQFQPLKLTVDRVGRVYVVAQGVYEGIMQFDENGQFIGYVGTNKVERDYGEYIWRMFSTKAQRAQMVLFVPTEFSNADIDHKGFVYATNIDPGSNEPIKRLNPSGEDVLKRFGYYDVKGDIRFRNSTGPSKLIDVKVLGNGMYSVLDATQNRVFTYDDEGHLLYIYGGKGNQVGTLKTPVAIEQSGDHSLVLDRGKSNLVVYEPTRFGSTVNQAVTLHYQGEDTEAVHLWKEVLKLNANYDIAYIGIGKSLLMEKKNEEALGYFELGMDRKSYSVAFKRHRREVMKENFGTFLTVAIVAVFVLILVRLAVKWKRRRQIDREAGLH; encoded by the coding sequence ATGGCACGCACAGTGAAAAGATGGCTAAGTCTTCTGGCGGCAGTATCCCTGTTGCTGGTGAATGCCATGCCTGCGGCAGCCTCCCCGGCGCCGTATGACAGCTACAACTACAACTACTGGAAAGAAGCCGTTCCTTCACCGGATGCTTACCTGCCTCAGCGAACGATCTCAGGCAGCGATCTGGGGATTGGCGAATTCAAAGATCCTGGTGATATGAACGTCTCTTCATCCGGTCAGATCTATATTTTGGACAGTGGGAACAGCCGCATCGTCGTCTTGGATGCGAAATATAAGCTCTTACGGGTTATTGATGGTTTTATGCTGGATGGCAGCAAGGAGGCATTTAGCGTTCCGAGCGGACTATTTGTGGATGAAAATGAACAGATTTACATTGCAGATACCGGCAACAGTCGCGTCGTAGTGTTAGATGCAGAAGGGAACCTGGTACATACCATTACGAAGCCAGAATCGGACATTTTAGCGACTGATTTTCAGTTTCAGCCTTTGAAGCTGACCGTGGATCGTGTGGGCCGGGTATACGTTGTGGCACAAGGTGTATATGAGGGCATTATGCAGTTTGATGAGAACGGTCAATTCATTGGTTATGTAGGAACAAATAAGGTTGAACGGGACTATGGCGAATATATCTGGCGCATGTTTTCAACTAAAGCCCAGCGGGCTCAGATGGTTCTATTTGTACCTACCGAGTTCTCGAATGCAGATATCGACCATAAAGGGTTCGTATATGCAACTAACATTGATCCAGGTTCGAACGAGCCAATCAAGCGCTTGAATCCGTCGGGCGAGGATGTGCTCAAACGATTCGGTTACTACGATGTCAAGGGAGACATCCGCTTCCGCAATAGCACTGGCCCATCCAAGTTAATTGATGTGAAGGTGTTAGGCAACGGCATGTACAGTGTGCTGGACGCCACGCAGAACCGAGTGTTCACTTATGATGATGAAGGCCATCTGCTGTATATCTACGGGGGCAAGGGTAACCAGGTTGGTACACTCAAGACTCCTGTTGCAATTGAGCAATCCGGTGATCATTCGTTAGTGCTGGATCGGGGCAAAAGCAATTTGGTAGTCTATGAGCCCACTCGATTCGGTTCAACGGTGAATCAGGCTGTCACTCTGCATTATCAGGGCGAGGACACGGAGGCCGTGCATCTCTGGAAAGAGGTACTTAAGCTGAACGCTAACTATGATATCGCATATATTGGCATCGGTAAGTCATTGCTGATGGAGAAGAAAAACGAAGAGGCTCTTGGTTACTTTGAGCTGGGCATGGATCGCAAGAGTTATTCTGTCGCATTCAAACGACATCGGAGAGAGGTCATGAAGGAGAATTTTGGCACATTTCTAACGGTTGCTATTGTGGCGGTCTTTGTTCTGATCCTTGTTCGATTGGCGGTTAAATGGAAACGGAGGAGGCAGATCGATCGTGAAGCAGGATTACATTAA